TGGGCGCCTCGGTGCTGAACATCTGGCAATTGCTCTCCAAAGATTTCATTCTGCTGGTGTTGCTTTCGTGTCTGATAGCCATCCCCATTGCCTTTTACTATATGCATACCTGGCTGCAGAAATATGATTTCAGAACAGATATCTCGTGGTGGGTATTTGCGGTGTCCGCTATTGGTGCGCTGGCCATTACCCTGATCACTGTAAGTTTTCAGGCTATTAAAGCAGCCCTGGCCAACCCGGTTAAAAGTTTACGTACGGAGTAATATTAAAACACAGCCCGTCATTTCTCTATTCGGAAAACGATGGGCTGTGTTTTATAGCCTTTTACCCGGTGGCCATTTTGCACGGCAGGATTCCATTTAGGAGATTTTTTAATTACATTCATAGCCGCTTGCTTCAGTTCCCCTGGCCCGCTCACCGTTTTTATATTGGTTACATTTCCATCAAGGTCTACTACAAATTGAACAACCACTGTACCCTGAATATTTGCTTTTACAGCAGCAGCCGGATACTTAAGGTTTCTCCGAATGAATGATATCCATGCACCCATTCCGCCAGGAAAATCAGGCTCAATAAATTCAGGAAAAAAACAATAAATGTCTACCTCTTCGCCTGTACTATCAACCTTATCATTTTTAACTGGCCCATGTGATTGACCCTTTGCAGTAAAAGCCACTGAACTGATCACAAAAAACAAAAACAAAAAAGCAGGTATACATTTCTTCATATGCTTAAGATGCATAAGAGCCATTATTCCATACCTGTTAACCTGTTAACTTGTCAACCCTGTCAACTCTATCAACCCTATCAACCCGCCTTCCTTAATTACCAATATATTTCCTACTTTCGACCCATGCCATCAAAAAACCTTTTAGTTAAGGACCTTAACGAATTGTATGATCTCATGGGCATTTCGCATGAAACAATCGATCAATCGTCGGGGTTTTCAATCCTGTACCTGCAGGATGTGTTCAAAGAATATCCTGTTACCTCCATTCCCTACCGGCCCAATTTCTTCAGCTTTCTTTTTATCAAAGATGCGTTTGGCAATTATACCATCGATGACCTGAGTTTTCCGATGGTACCCGGTACTGTATATTTCACCAACCCCAGCAACTTCCGCAAATTTGAATGGCATAACATCACCGATACCTGTCTGGTTGTTTTTACTGAATCCTATTTAAAGGAACAGGTACATCAGGATATCTACCGCGAATTCTCCTTTCTGCTTACCGAAACGGTAGAGCCCCGGGTATTGAAACCCGATCAGTTTGCGATCATTGAAGAATTATACCAATTCATCTACCGCGAATACCAGGGCGATTCACCCTATAAAAGCAAGATCATTGGCAGCGCCATGGTTACGCTTTTATTAAAGATCAAGGAATATTTCTTCCAGGCTTACAACCCTATTTATGAAGGCAACCGCAGCTCGCAGATCGTAAAAACCTTCAAGCAAAACCTGGAACAACATTTCCGGGACCTGGCAAACGGCAAAACCGACACCCAGCTGCGGGTTCAGGATTATGCCGATAAACAATTCCTGCACGTAAACTACCTCTCCAGCGTAATTACCAGTAAAACCGGTAAACCCATCACCGCCTGGATCGCCGATAAAACCATTGCCGAAGCCAAAGTGATGCTGCAGGATAAACAAATGAATATTAAGGAAATCGCCGGCAGGTTAGGTTTCCTGGAAGCCTCCCACTTCAGTAATTATTTTAAAAAACACACCAGCCAAAGCCCGGCCGACTACCGTAAACAATACCCCCTCAACAGGCAATAGGCAATTGACAATAGGCAATCCCTGGTTGTGAAACGTCAAACGTCAAACGTGAAAGGACTCGCGACAAGGCAACATTCCTCACCAATTTCATCTCTCACACTTTATTCCCTTTTCCCCTTTATCAACCCTATCAACTTGTCAACTCAATTAACCAACCTGAGATTTTTGTAACTATTAATTTAATCTTTGTACGTTTCAGGCCCTGTTCATGAGCCATCTTTGTGTCATCAAATCAAACAAAAAACAAAGAAATCATGAACAGGTTAAATAACAAAGTAG
The Niastella koreensis GR20-10 genome window above contains:
- a CDS encoding energy transducer TonB, coding for MKKCIPAFLFLFFVISSVAFTAKGQSHGPVKNDKVDSTGEEVDIYCFFPEFIEPDFPGGMGAWISFIRRNLKYPAAAVKANIQGTVVVQFVVDLDGNVTNIKTVSGPGELKQAAMNVIKKSPKWNPAVQNGHRVKGYKTQPIVFRIEK
- a CDS encoding AraC family transcriptional regulator; this translates as MPSKNLLVKDLNELYDLMGISHETIDQSSGFSILYLQDVFKEYPVTSIPYRPNFFSFLFIKDAFGNYTIDDLSFPMVPGTVYFTNPSNFRKFEWHNITDTCLVVFTESYLKEQVHQDIYREFSFLLTETVEPRVLKPDQFAIIEELYQFIYREYQGDSPYKSKIIGSAMVTLLLKIKEYFFQAYNPIYEGNRSSQIVKTFKQNLEQHFRDLANGKTDTQLRVQDYADKQFLHVNYLSSVITSKTGKPITAWIADKTIAEAKVMLQDKQMNIKEIAGRLGFLEASHFSNYFKKHTSQSPADYRKQYPLNRQ